The DNA segment TATTTTCGCTGCTGTCCAAAGCAATGCCCACCATATCGACGCTGCCTTTTTTCTGCTTTTTATACCAAGCCGACATTTCAGGCATTTCTTTGCGGCACGGGCCGCACCAAGTGGCCCATAAATTGATGATCCGTACCGGCGCTTTCAACGCAGCCGTGCTTTGCGGTGTCGAACCGTTCCAGCTCTGCACATCCGCAGCAACCGCATGGCTGCTAGCTGCGGCGGCAACGGCCAACATAAACGCATATACCTTTTTCATTGCGATACCTCAATAACATCAAACTGCCGCCATTTTATGCTTTTCAGACGGCCCAAGGCACAAGACAAATTGTAAAGCTTGGTTTACAATCGGAAAAATCATTGAAAATGTGAGGAACCGCCATGCAGGAAGCCGTTACACTCTACCATAACAACCGTTGCAGCAAATCGCGTGCCGCGCTCGCCCTTTTGCAAGTGCGCGGTCTGAAAACCAAAGTGGTCAATTATCTCGATACGCCGCCCACTTTTGAAGAATTAAAAAACATTTTCAACCAATTAGGTGCAGAATCGCCGCGCAGCATGATGCGCGTGAAAGATGCCCTCTACCAAGAATTGAATTTAAACCATCCTGATTTAAGCCACGACGAACTGCTTCAGGCCATTGCCGATCATCCTGCGCTGCTTGAACGCCCCATCGCCGTTGTCGGCAACAGAGCCGCGGTAGGCCGCCCGCTCGAAAACATCGAAGCCTTGCTGTAAATCCGCCCGATTGCCGTTGCAGGCATCAGAATCAAACCCGATAACCTTTATGAGCATACCGATTTTCCGCAGCCGCAACGGCTTACGCTACCACCTGTTAAACGGCATTATTTTAAGCCTGCTGCTGGTGCTGTTTTCGTTTGCCTGCTGCATTTGGTCGGTTTACCACACGGGCAACCAAACCTTGCCCGCAGGCGTGCGTGCCGACGCCGCCGTGGTACTCGGTGCCGCAGCGTGGGACAAACGCCCCTCGCCGGTGTTTCAAGAACGCATCAACCATGCCATAACGCTCTACCAAAGCAAACGCGTAGAAAAACTTGTTTTTACCGGCGGCACACCCAAAAAAGGCTTCATGACCGAAGCCGAAGTAGGGCGCCGCTACGCCATCAAACAAGGCGTGCCCGCACGCGATATTTTGTTTGAAAACACCTCGCGCAACACATACGACAATCTGTACAACATCGCCCCCTTGCTGCGCGACAACGGCATCCGCACCATCATTATCGTGAGCGACCCCTACCATACCGCGCGTGCCGCCGCCATCGCCAAAGACCTCGAATTAAACGCCGCAGTGTCTGCCACCCCCACCAGCCGCTACACCGCTTCGCAAAAAAAAGCCAAGTTCCTTTTTCAAGAAAGCTACGCCTTGTTTCTCTATTACGCCGAACACTGGGGCAACAGCATTTTGCGTTTTTTCGGCCTGCGTTAAACGCCGATAGCGCCGTTATATAGAAAAGGCCGTCTGAAACCATAAGCGTTCAGACGGCCTTTTGCATGGGTAAAACGATGCCGAGTTTATTTCTGTTTCGGCCGAAAAGCCTTGCACACGGCTTCGTCGGTTTCGATAAATGCTCCGCCGATGAGTTCGACGCAATAAGGTATGGCACTAAATAAGCCGTGTACTTTAATGTTTCCTTCGCCGTCACGCACGCCGCCGAGGGTTTCGGCGATGGACTTGGGGCGGCCGGGCAGGTTAACAATCAGGCATTTGCCGCGGATACCGGCGGTTTGGCGCGACAAAATGGCCGTCGGCACATAATAAAGGCTGATTTGGCGCATCTGTTCGCCGAATCCCGGCATTTCTTTGTCGATTACGGCCAATGTGGCTTCGGGCGTGATGTCGCGCGGCGAGGGGCCGGTGCCGCCGGTGGTGAAGATAATATCGCAACCGTCGGTATCGGCCATTCGGCACAGCGCGGCTTCAATGGCATCTTGCTCGTCGGGAACCAGAGCTTCGGCAAAATGAATCGGATTGCTAACGGCCGCCTGCAACCATGTTTTCAGGGCGGGGATACCTTCGTCGGGGTAGATGCCGCTGCTGGCACGGTCGCTGGCGGAAAGCAGGCCGATTGTTACGGTATCGAGGGTACGGTTCATCTTAAGCTCTTTCTTGTTCAAACGGCTGTTCAGACGGCCTCGCGGCTGTACAACCATCGGATAAGGCTCGCAGCAATACGCCGCACCAGCTTACAAATCAACCAGCAAACGGCGGATTTTTTCAATGGCGCTACGGGTATCGCCCCCGCAGCCGTGGGCATTGCTGCCGTTGGCGGTTACGCATGCGATGCCGGTTACGCCGCACAGATGCATATAAGGCAGCTCGAGTTCGCGTGCCAAAACGGCTTCAGGCATACCGGTCATGCCCACAATGTCGGCTCCGTCTTGAAGATAGCGGCGCACTTCGGCGCGGGTAGGCAGGCGCGGGCCTTGTATGCAGGCATAAACGGCTTTGTCGTAAACCGGTGTGCCGTGGGAGGCGGCATGCTCCAACACGGTTTTGCGCAAATCATTGTCGTAGGGATATGAAAAATCGGTGTGGACGACTTCTTGCGACTGGCCTTCAAAAAAAGTGCTGCTGCGGTTGAAGGTGTAATCAATCACGTCGTGGGGAACCACCAGCGAACCCGGCTCGAACGCTTCGCTCAATGCGGCCACAGATGCAATGGAAATAATGCTTTCCGCACCTACCGAGTGCAACGCCCAAATATTGGCGCGGTAGTTGATTTCGTGCGGGGCGAGCGAATGGCTGAGGCCGTGACGGGCCAAAAAAACGATTTCGCTGCTGCCGAGCGTGCCGAACAGCAGAGGGCTGCTGGTCAGGCCGTATGGCGTGCGGACAATGCGGCGGTGGTTGATGTGGAGTTCGGGCAGGCGGGTTAGGCCGCTGCCGCCGATAACGGCTATCATGGGCAATATTCCGTAAATGATTAACAAAGGGCTTATTGTAAGGGATTCGCCTGCCGGTGTGTGCGTTACGGGTAATAAACTTCATACCTGCCGCATACGGGTGATTCAGACGGCCTCAAAACGCACAAAGCAACCTTTGCCAGCTTATGCGGGATGCGGTTTAAGGCATATATAGCCAATCAACACAGAAATGCGCCGCACAAATGGGAACAAAAGTTTCAGGCTCTAAGCGCGGGAATGGGTTTTCCGGTGCAGCCGGTAAACCGCCAGCCCCAATACCAAGCCCCAAAAAGCACTGCCGATGCCGAACAGCGTCATCCCCGAAGCGGAAGCCAACAGGGTAACCAAAGCCGCTTCGCGTGCCGTTTCCTCTTGCCACGCCCCGCTCAAATTGGCTTGCAGCGTACTGAAAATCGCAATACCCGCCAGCGCGGCCAAGAGTTCGGGCGGCAATACGTTGAACAGCGAAACCGTGATGCCGCCTGCCAAGCCGACCAACAGGTAAAACACCCCCAGCCAAACGGTGGCAAGATAACGCTTGTCGGGGTTTTTATCCACATCGCTGCCCATACAGATGGCCGCGCTGATAGAAGCAAGATTGATCATAAACACACCTAAAGGCGCGGTAAACACCGTAGCGGCGGCACTGCTTTCCACCAGCGGGCGGGCGGGCGTTTGATAACCGTAGGCACGCAGCACCGCCATACCCGGCACATTCTGCGTAGCCAACGAAGCAATAAACAGCGGCACAGCCACACTGACGATATGCCCGACATGCCAACCCGGCCACACCCATTCGAGCGCAGGATTCTGCCAAACCAGTTTGCCCGTATCCAACAGCCCCGCCCAAGCCGAATAACCGAAACCCGTTGCCAGCATCAACAGAATGCCGTAACGCGGCAGGCGGATTTTGCTGAGAAAATACACCGCCAGCATCATCACCACCAGCACGGTTTGGTGTTCCATCGCCGAAAACACCTTACTGCCGAAATTGATCAATATGCCCGCCAGCATCGCCGCTACCAACGACGCGGGAACCATACGCACCAAGCGGTCGAACCAACCCGTAGCCGACACCAGCCACATCACCCCCGCAGCCACCATAAAACCCGCCACCGCATCCTGCATCGGAATCCCCGACACTCCGGCCAGCACCGCCGCACCCGGCGTACACCACGCAATCATCACCGGTGCCTTATAGCGGATGCTCAACACAATGGTCAGCAGGCCGCACATCAAGCCCAAAGACGTAAACCAAGAAACAATCTGGGTTTGAGACGCCTCGAAAGCCAGCGCGGCCTGATAAATAATCACGGCGGCACTCCCGTAAGACACCAGCAACGCTGCCAACGCAGCGGAGAGGTGGGAAGCTGAAAAATCAGAAAAACGGGGCATCATGTGTTGGGGTGTGATGGTTAACGGAACGGGTTATAACATTAACATAAGCCGCTGTTTTTGCCCAATAGCGGGTAGGGGAATGATGTTTGGCGAGGCTCACCAAGCTTGCTTTCAGACGGCCTCAAACCGTTTTGTGTGCGTGGCTTATATGCGGTTATTTCTTACATCTGAGGGTTTTGCAAAGGTATCAGGCCGTCTGAAATGTTCAGACGGCCTTCAACCCTTCATCATCCTGCCTATTTGCCGATACAGAACCTAGAAAAAATCACGCCCAGCAAATCGTCTGCCGTAAATTCGCCGGTGATTTCGCTGCATGCGGTTTGGGCCAGCCGCAGGTGTTCGGCCAGCAGCTCGATTTGGTTGTTGCCGCACAGGGCGGCGTTTTCGAGTTCGGCTTCGGCGGCGGAGAGCGCGGTGAGGTGGCGGCTGCGGGCGAGGAACAGGCTTTCGCTTTCGCCTTGCCAGCCGATTTCTTTCAATAATGCCTGTTTCAACAAGTCTAAGCCTTCGCCGGTTTTGGCAGACAACCTGATTAAGGTATCGGCACCGCTGGCAGTGTTCAGGCCGTCTGAAAGCATTTCTACGGTTTCGCCGGTGAGGTCGGTTTTATTGTGGATTTCGATTTTTTTCAGATTTTCGGGCAGGCTGTCGAGAATGGCTTGGGTTTTGGCGTTGATGCCTTCGCGCGGGTCGATCAGTATCAGCGCCACATCAGCTTCTTTTACGGCTTTTTGGCTGCGTTCGATGCCGATTTTTTCCACTACATCATCGGTTTCGCGCAGGCCGGCGGTGTCGATGATGTGAACGGGCACGCCGTCTAAGGTGATTTGTTCGCGCACGGTGTCGCGGGTGGTGCCGGCGATGTCGGTAACGATGGCGATGTCGTCGCCCGCCAAAGCATTGAGCAGACTGGATTTGCCGACGTTGGGCGCGCCCACCAGCACCACGTTCATGCCTTCGCGCAAAATCGCGCCTTGTTCGGCACTGGCCAACACGGTTTTCAGACGGCCTTGCAGCTCCGCCAGCTTGCCGCGTGCGTCGGCTGCTTCGAGAAAGTCAATGTCTTCTTCGGGAAAATCGAGCGTGGCTTCCACCAGCATCCGCAGGGTAATTAATTCGTCTACCAGCGCGTGAATGTGCTGCGAAAACGCGCCTTTGAGCGAACGCACGGCCATGCGGGCGGCGGAACGGCTGGAGGCGTCGATTAAGTCGGCCACGCTTTCGGCCTGCGCCAAATCGAGTTTGTTGTTGAGAAAAGCGCGTTTGGTAAACTCGCCCGGCTCGGCCATGCGCGCGCCCAGTTGCAGGCAGCGTTGCAGCAGCATATCCATCACCACCGGCCCGCCGTGGCCTTGCAGTTCGATTATGTCTTCGCCGGTGAAGCTGGCGGGCGCGGCAAAATAGAGCAGCAGGCCGTTGTCGATGGCTTGGCCGTCTGAATCCAAAAAGTCGGTGTAAAGGGCAACACGCGGCTTGGGGGTTTTGCCGCCGCTGATCTGCTGCGCCAACGGCAGCAGGTTTTTGCCTGAAATACGCACAACGCCTACGCCGCCGCGTCCGGGAGCGGTGGCAATGGCTGCAATGGTGGGAGTGGGTGCGGACATGGAGGTTTATCTCGAAAAGTAACGGTGTGATTATAGCAAAAGGCCGTCTGAAAACGGTTTTCAGACGGCCTGCGGCAGTATTCAATAGATTGGATACATCAGTAGCGGGTAATTACTGCGATACCGTGCGAAGGGTTGATTTCTTTGAGGCTGTCGTTATCAACAAATTTAACGCGACCGCCGTTGGCCAACACTTTCTCAATCATTTCGTCAACAATATCGTCGTAAGTGTTTTCGTTGGGTTCAAAACCTTCTTCCAACAGGGTGAGCGTGCGGCCGTCTTCGCTCACGGCGGCGGGCAGGTGCAGATCTTCTTCCACCACCAGCACGTCGGCACGGCCGTCGGTTGCGGCTTGCCAGATTTCGTTCAAACCGCCCACAAACAAATTGTTGCCTTTGGCGTTTTCCAGTTCGCCGAACACTTTTTGGCGTTCTTCGTCCAAAGCTTCTTTCACTTGCGGCCAAATGTTTTTCGCCAGCTGGTGTTCGTTTTCATCGCTGTGGCCGCTGTGGATGTACAGCATCACGTCTTCGCTGTTGCGTGCACCGTCGCGGAAGTGGCCGATATTGCGGTCAACACCCACCACTACAATCGGAGCGGGAATCTGTTTTTGCGCTTCGGCCAATGCTTCGCCGATTTCGCGCATTTGGTCGGTAACGATTTGGTCGCGCACATGGCTGATGTCTTGGCTGGGGTTGGCGCCGGCAGTGGCGTTTTCCAAGCTGAACGGGAAGCCGTAGGCGTTCACTTCGTTCAAGTGGTCTTTGCGGCCTACAAACAGGCGCGAGCCGTTTTCGCTCAATACGGTTAACAGATACAGTGGGCTGCGGTTCATGGCGTAAACCAAATCGCGGGTAAGGAAGTTGTTTTCGATGCTCACGCGCTCGGGCAGGCGGAACGGCAGTTTGAACAGTTCGCTGTATTCGGTGCTGGCAAAAATCACCAAGCCGTCGAGATTGTGTTCGTGGTCAACGCTGTCGGCCAAGCGGTGGATGGCTTCGGCAATATCGGCGGTTTCGCGCTTGCCGAATTCGGTTTCCAAACGGTTTACGGCTTCGCTTACCAGATTTTTCAAACGGATGGGGTCTTTATCGTTGTCGGGAGAAGTGCGGTAGGTCGGCAGGGTAATGGTTACGCTGGGGTAAGACTGTTTGCTTTGAATTTCTTTGATGGTGTCTAAATTCATTATGAATCCTTCGTGTGTTTTATTGTGAAAAGGCCAACCGTCATAAAATAAATGCGGCTATTTGCTTAAAAATAACGCCAATTGATGCGAAAAGATGTCTTCTCGCAGTATTTTACAATTGGTCATCAGCGCACCTTTTTTCAAGCCGCAAGGCCGCCGTTTAACCCGATATAACTTATCTTGATAAAGCGGAAGGTTGGGTAAACTGCCTCAAAACACATTTGCCCGCCGCAAACCTGCCGGTGGGTTATCTTATCCAAACACCTGAAATCACTCATATAAAATCAGAACAAAATATATTGCCGAAGAAATGCCGCGTGTCTCCGGCCATCGGTTCAGACGGCCTGTTGCCGTATCGCTTATAATGCGGCCTTTACAAAAATACGGAGCCTGCTGCACCGCAGTTCGGCATAAAAACAGCCGTATTCCTGTTCTCAAACCACAACCACAAGGAACCCCGCCATGAATTTACCCGCCTGCCCGCAATGCGGCTCAGAATTGACTTACCACGACGGCGTGCAGTTCGTCTGCCCCGAATGCGCCCACGAATGGCAGGAAGGCGAAGCCGCTGCCGAAGAAGCACTGGTAGTGAAAGACGCCAACGGCACGCCGCTGGCCGACGGCGATACCGTGGTGCTGATTAAAGATTTGAAAGTCAAAGGCAGCTCGATGGTGATTAAGCAAGGCACCAAAGTGAAAGGCATCCGCCTGCAGGAAGGCGACCACGACATCGCCTGCAAAATCGACGGCAGCGCCATGAACCTGAAATCGGAATTTGTGAAAAAAGCTTGAGCCGGTTGAGGCTGCGGCACCGACGTTTCTTTGCAAAACAATGTGCTAGAATGCGTGCACTTATTTTCAGACGGCCTTCAAGCATTTTTGCCAAGGTCTAGGGCCGTCTGAAAGCGAACCTAACCGGCTCCGCTGAAATGAACCAAACCGCCTGCACATCGGTCTCGGTTTTACACCTTACTTTTAAACACCGGCCGTTTCAGACGGCCTGCTTATTCCATCGAATTATGAACCGTTCAAAAATCTACCGTTTGGCCCTGCTGGGCATCGCCGCCGCCGTATTGGCCGCCTGCGGAACCAAAAAATCCCCGCCCGTTACCCAAGTGCCGCCCAAAACCGTACCGCCCGTCGTTACGCCCGGCGCACCGCTTCCGGCCGGCACACCCTCGCCGCAAGGCTACACGCACACCCCCGGCGGCGGCGCCAGCTACACCGTCGTTGCCCACAACGCCATGCCGCAATGGCACGAACAGAATTTCTCTGAAAGCCTGCGCTCATTCCGCCTCGGCTGCGGTAAGCTGCAAGCCCAACCGAACTGGCAAAACGTGTGCCGTCAGGCCGCCCAAACGCCTTATCAAAACGCCGCCGCCAAAGCCTTTTTCGAGCAATATTTCACGCCGTGGCAGGTGAGCGGCAACGGCAAACTCGGCGGCACGGTAACGGGTTATTACGAGCCGGTGCTGCACGGCGATGTACGCAGCACGCGCAAAGCCCGCTTCCCTGTGTACGGCATTCCGAACGACTTCGTATCCGTAGAATTGCCGGCCGGACTGCGTAACAGCAAAACCACCGTGCGCGTGCGTCCTACCGGCCAAAACAAAGGCGCAATTGACGCCAACGGCACCTACACCGCCGACTTGAGCCAATTCCCCATCACCGCCCGCACCCGCGCCTTGAAAGGCCGTTTTGTCGGCAACCGCTTCGTGCCTTATTACACCCGCGCCCAAATCAACGGCGGCGCGCTCGACGGCAAAGCACCGATTTTGGGCTATGCCGACGACCCCGTAGAGCTGTTTTTCCTGCACATTCAAGGTTCAGGCCGTCTGAAAACGCCCGACGGCCGCTACATCCGCTTGGGCTTTGCCGATAAAAACGAATATCCCTATGTATCCATCGGCCGCTATATGGCCGACAGGGGCTATCTGACTTTGGCGCAAACCACCATGCAGGGCATCAAAGCCTATATGCAGCAAAACCCGCAGCGTTTGGCCGAAGTGTTGGGTCAAAACCCCAGCTATGTGTTTTTCCGCCAACTGCCCGGTAACGACGACGGCCCGATCGGCGCACTCGGCACACCGCTCTTGGGCGAATACGCCGGCGCGGTTGACCGCCACTACATCACCCTCGGCGCACCGCTGTTTGTGGCCACCACCCATCCCGTCAACAACTACGCTCTCAACCGCCTGATTATGGCGCAAGACACCGGCAGCGCGATTAAAGGCGCCGTGCGCGTGGATTACTTCTGGGGCTACGGCGACGAAGCCGGCGCGGTGGCAGGCAGGCAGAAGCACACCGGTTATGTATGGCAGCTGCTGCCCAACGGCGTAATGCCCGAATACCGTCCGTAAAACTTAGCGGTTTCCGCAGCGTGTTTGCGGCTTTGTAAAAAGTTTCAGGCCGTCTGAAAAGTATTTTTCAGACGGCCTGTTTAGTATTTTTATGAAGCGTAAACCAACCAATAGATTACTTAATCAGCTTGGCAAAATAAGCCAACACGCGCACCAGCTGGCAGGTATAAGACATTTCGTTATCGTACCAAGCCACGGTTTTCACCAGCTGTTTGTCGCCTACGGTTATCACTTTGGTTTGGGTCGCATCAAACAGAGAGCCTGCTTCCAAGCCGATAACGTCTGAAGACACAATCGGGTCTTCGTTATAAGCATAATAATCGCTGGCAGCCTTTTTCATGGCCGCATTCACTTCCTCAACCGTAACGGGGCGTTCCAATACAGACACCAATTCGGTAAGCGAACCGGTAGCCACGGGCACGCGCTGCGCCGCGCCGTCCAATTTGCCTTTCAGATCGGGAATCACCAAGCCGATGGCTTTGGCCGCGCCGGTCGTGTTCGGCACGATGTTCAATGCAGCGGCACGGGCGCGGCGGAAGTCGCCTTTGCGGTGCGGCGCATCTAAGGTGTTTTGGTCGCCGGTGTAGGCGTGGATGGTCGTCATCAAGCCTTCTACGATGCCGAACTCTTTATGCAGCACGTCGGCCATCGGAGCCAAGCAGTTGGTGGTGCACGAAGCGGCGGAAATCACGGTTTCGCTGCCGTCTAAAACATGTTCGTTCACACCGTAAACCACGGTTTTCATATCGCCGCCGGGAGCGGAAATCACCACTTTTTTCGCACCTGCTTTAATGTGTTTTTCGGCTTTTTCCTGTTTTGTGAAGAAGCCCGTACATTCCAGCACCACATCAATGCCCAACTCGCCCCAAGGCAGGTTTTCCGGATCGGGGTCGGCAAACACTTTGATTTCTTTGCCGTTTACCACAATCGCATCATCTTTTAATTCGGCTTTACCTTGAAAACGGCCTTGGGTGGAATCGTATTTGAACAGGTGCAGCAGCATATCGGCAGGCGTTAAATCGTTTACCGCCACTACTTCGATACCGTCGGTTTTGATGATTTGGCGCAAAGCCAGCCGGCCGATGCGGCCGAAACCGTTAATCGCTACTTTAATGCTCATTTGTCTGCTCCTTAGCAATCGGATAGGGATGGATTTCAATACCTTATTTGTACCATGAAATAAAATTACTTCATAGCATTATTTTCATAAAACTACATAAAATCTGATTTAAGTTAAGTAAAAGGCCCAAAAGGCCGTCTGAATAATTTAATATATGATTTTAAAATAAAAAGATGATAAAACCATTCAGGCACTTACATTAGGAAAAATCGGTTTTAAAATTTAAAAACAGCTAGTTAAAAAAAATAAAAACGCATCAAACGATGCGCTCTAAACATTAGCCGATATGTAGCAAAAATGAAATAAACTTTCAACTTATCCGGTAAGCCCATACTTCATGCCGTTTCGGCCGCCGCATCTATTACTTTAGCGTTTAAAACCAATCCTCCGATAAGTAAATACTATTAAAAAGATTATGTTGGTGGTTGTGTTTTATCGTATTATCCAAACCATATACTGATCAGATATACCTGTTTGTTGAGGAACATTCCATGCAGCAAAGAACATTGGCGAAATCCATTCATGTTACCGGCGTCGGCCTGCACTCCGGCGAGCGTGTGGCATTAACGCTGAATCCCGCCCCTGAAAACAGCGGCATTTCTTTCCGCCGCACCGATTTGGAAGGCGTGCAGGGCGAAACCATCAAGCTCAATCCCTATTTGATTAACGATACGCGCTTGTCTTCCACCGTGGTTACCGAACACGGCGTGCGCGTCGGCACCATCGAGCACATCATGTCGGCTTTGGCTGCTTACGGTGTGGATAACGCTTTAATCGAATTGAACGCGCCCGAAATCCCGATTATGGACGGCTCGAGCCTGCCGTTTATTTATCTGCTGCAAGATGCGGGTATTGTCGATCAAAAAGCCCAAAAACGCTTTTTAAAGATTTTGAAGCCGGTAGAAGTGCAAGAAAGCGGCAAGTGGGTGCGTTTTACCCCTTACGACGGCTTCAAGGTAACGCTGACCATCGAATTCGACCACCCCGTGTTCAACCGCAGCAGCCCCACTTTTGAAATCGACTTCGCCGGAAAATCGTATATCGACGAAATCGCCCGCGCCCGCACGTTCGGCTTTATGCAGGAAGTGGAATTGATGCGCTCGCACAATCTCGGTTTGGGCGGCAATCTTTCCAACGCCATCGTAATCGATGACACCGATGTGTTGAACCCCGAAGGTTTGCGTTATCCCGACGAATTTGTGCGCCATAAAATTCTCGATGCCATCGGCGATTTGTATATCGTCGGCCATCCGATTATCGGTGCGTTTGAAGGCTATAAATCCGGCCACGCCATCAACAATGCGTTGCTGCGCGCCATTCTGGCAGAC comes from the Neisseria dumasiana genome and includes:
- the mog gene encoding molybdopterin adenylyltransferase, which codes for MNRTLDTVTIGLLSASDRASSGIYPDEGIPALKTWLQAAVSNPIHFAEALVPDEQDAIEAALCRMADTDGCDIIFTTGGTGPSPRDITPEATLAVIDKEMPGFGEQMRQISLYYVPTAILSRQTAGIRGKCLIVNLPGRPKSIAETLGGVRDGEGNIKVHGLFSAIPYCVELIGGAFIETDEAVCKAFRPKQK
- a CDS encoding TlpA disulfide reductase family protein, giving the protein MKKVYAFMLAVAAAASSHAVAADVQSWNGSTPQSTAALKAPVRIINLWATWCGPCRKEMPEMSAWYKKQKKGSVDMVGIALDSSENIGKFLKQTPVSYPIWRYAGKDSRGFMKGFGNTVGALPFTVVEAPKCGYKQAVLGEVTAEKLDEVLKSAQAKCGR
- a CDS encoding zinc ribbon domain-containing protein YjdM, which gives rise to MNLPACPQCGSELTYHDGVQFVCPECAHEWQEGEAAAEEALVVKDANGTPLADGDTVVLIKDLKVKGSSMVIKQGTKVKGIRLQEGDHDIACKIDGSAMNLKSEFVKKA
- a CDS encoding YdcF family protein, whose product is MSIPIFRSRNGLRYHLLNGIILSLLLVLFSFACCIWSVYHTGNQTLPAGVRADAAVVLGAAAWDKRPSPVFQERINHAITLYQSKRVEKLVFTGGTPKKGFMTEAEVGRRYAIKQGVPARDILFENTSRNTYDNLYNIAPLLRDNGIRTIIIVSDPYHTARAAAIAKDLELNAAVSATPTSRYTASQKKAKFLFQESYALFLYYAEHWGNSILRFFGLR
- the mnmE gene encoding tRNA uridine-5-carboxymethylaminomethyl(34) synthesis GTPase MnmE yields the protein MSAPTPTIAAIATAPGRGGVGVVRISGKNLLPLAQQISGGKTPKPRVALYTDFLDSDGQAIDNGLLLYFAAPASFTGEDIIELQGHGGPVVMDMLLQRCLQLGARMAEPGEFTKRAFLNNKLDLAQAESVADLIDASSRSAARMAVRSLKGAFSQHIHALVDELITLRMLVEATLDFPEEDIDFLEAADARGKLAELQGRLKTVLASAEQGAILREGMNVVLVGAPNVGKSSLLNALAGDDIAIVTDIAGTTRDTVREQITLDGVPVHIIDTAGLRETDDVVEKIGIERSQKAVKEADVALILIDPREGINAKTQAILDSLPENLKKIEIHNKTDLTGETVEMLSDGLNTASGADTLIRLSAKTGEGLDLLKQALLKEIGWQGESESLFLARSRHLTALSAAEAELENAALCGNNQIELLAEHLRLAQTACSEITGEFTADDLLGVIFSRFCIGK
- the mltA gene encoding murein transglycosylase A, encoding MNRSKIYRLALLGIAAAVLAACGTKKSPPVTQVPPKTVPPVVTPGAPLPAGTPSPQGYTHTPGGGASYTVVAHNAMPQWHEQNFSESLRSFRLGCGKLQAQPNWQNVCRQAAQTPYQNAAAKAFFEQYFTPWQVSGNGKLGGTVTGYYEPVLHGDVRSTRKARFPVYGIPNDFVSVELPAGLRNSKTTVRVRPTGQNKGAIDANGTYTADLSQFPITARTRALKGRFVGNRFVPYYTRAQINGGALDGKAPILGYADDPVELFFLHIQGSGRLKTPDGRYIRLGFADKNEYPYVSIGRYMADRGYLTLAQTTMQGIKAYMQQNPQRLAEVLGQNPSYVFFRQLPGNDDGPIGALGTPLLGEYAGAVDRHYITLGAPLFVATTHPVNNYALNRLIMAQDTGSAIKGAVRVDYFWGYGDEAGAVAGRQKHTGYVWQLLPNGVMPEYRP
- a CDS encoding S-methyl-5'-thioinosine phosphorylase; translated protein: MIAVIGGSGLTRLPELHINHRRIVRTPYGLTSSPLLFGTLGSSEIVFLARHGLSHSLAPHEINYRANIWALHSVGAESIISIASVAALSEAFEPGSLVVPHDVIDYTFNRSSTFFEGQSQEVVHTDFSYPYDNDLRKTVLEHAASHGTPVYDKAVYACIQGPRLPTRAEVRRYLQDGADIVGMTGMPEAVLARELELPYMHLCGVTGIACVTANGSNAHGCGGDTRSAIEKIRRLLVDL
- the arsC gene encoding arsenate reductase (glutaredoxin) (This arsenate reductase requires both glutathione and glutaredoxin to convert arsenate to arsenite, after which the efflux transporter formed by ArsA and ArsB can extrude the arsenite from the cell, providing resistance.), whose translation is MQEAVTLYHNNRCSKSRAALALLQVRGLKTKVVNYLDTPPTFEELKNIFNQLGAESPRSMMRVKDALYQELNLNHPDLSHDELLQAIADHPALLERPIAVVGNRAAVGRPLENIEALL
- a CDS encoding benzoate/H(+) symporter BenE family transporter, encoding MMPRFSDFSASHLSAALAALLVSYGSAAVIIYQAALAFEASQTQIVSWFTSLGLMCGLLTIVLSIRYKAPVMIAWCTPGAAVLAGVSGIPMQDAVAGFMVAAGVMWLVSATGWFDRLVRMVPASLVAAMLAGILINFGSKVFSAMEHQTVLVVMMLAVYFLSKIRLPRYGILLMLATGFGYSAWAGLLDTGKLVWQNPALEWVWPGWHVGHIVSVAVPLFIASLATQNVPGMAVLRAYGYQTPARPLVESSAAATVFTAPLGVFMINLASISAAICMGSDVDKNPDKRYLATVWLGVFYLLVGLAGGITVSLFNVLPPELLAALAGIAIFSTLQANLSGAWQEETAREAALVTLLASASGMTLFGIGSAFWGLVLGLAVYRLHRKTHSRA
- the lpxC gene encoding UDP-3-O-acyl-N-acetylglucosamine deacetylase, which produces MQQRTLAKSIHVTGVGLHSGERVALTLNPAPENSGISFRRTDLEGVQGETIKLNPYLINDTRLSSTVVTEHGVRVGTIEHIMSALAAYGVDNALIELNAPEIPIMDGSSLPFIYLLQDAGIVDQKAQKRFLKILKPVEVQESGKWVRFTPYDGFKVTLTIEFDHPVFNRSSPTFEIDFAGKSYIDEIARARTFGFMQEVELMRSHNLGLGGNLSNAIVIDDTDVLNPEGLRYPDEFVRHKILDAIGDLYIVGHPIIGAFEGYKSGHAINNALLRAILADETCYEWVEFARDEDLPAAFHSLPSAA
- the gap gene encoding type I glyceraldehyde-3-phosphate dehydrogenase encodes the protein MSIKVAINGFGRIGRLALRQIIKTDGIEVVAVNDLTPADMLLHLFKYDSTQGRFQGKAELKDDAIVVNGKEIKVFADPDPENLPWGELGIDVVLECTGFFTKQEKAEKHIKAGAKKVVISAPGGDMKTVVYGVNEHVLDGSETVISAASCTTNCLAPMADVLHKEFGIVEGLMTTIHAYTGDQNTLDAPHRKGDFRRARAAALNIVPNTTGAAKAIGLVIPDLKGKLDGAAQRVPVATGSLTELVSVLERPVTVEEVNAAMKKAASDYYAYNEDPIVSSDVIGLEAGSLFDATQTKVITVGDKQLVKTVAWYDNEMSYTCQLVRVLAYFAKLIK